A window from Marinagarivorans cellulosilyticus encodes these proteins:
- a CDS encoding DUF1552 domain-containing protein: MNNFNKMNRRALIKHTAAMTGAASISTAMIERALAADSNIKRVIFWYVPEGCAQQAFWPANTGNLNINMDASVNGKNTKSNNGSIRNYIDASQAGFCLQPLKAHQGDISLYSGFKNQGVSGITEPHKTVVASALTGSKPNEGSIDQILGKRMQGSSPIASIYSAMWGHHVHNKGANDDYMSPVRTIGGGTTGSSNWNPMDTYKVVFGNNGIPAPSGGDGVVPYGNEHAQLDMLKAMEARLEQVKCVGGLAARDKYETLLASYKQLETQTAALLQKAEEEAKNNGPDVRFDIPNGWNNTAGSRTDLSKYWNKAANFERLVDISINTTVAAMALDRTRVSMMQFSGSGTDIGPVAKDHYRVFDRTDGSGKGIPGLEPGAVNDHFLGHDPNQVRRRNQARVYRWYYGKLAQLIDKLKATPDGSGSLFDSTLVVTCSEFSMYNHRSHDMPYIVAGGLGGTVNTGQYLDCRQNGNFRDAADFFLGISRALGVNLDHFGNSRNPFTGLLT, from the coding sequence ATGAATAATTTTAATAAAATGAACCGGCGCGCACTTATCAAACACACGGCCGCTATGACAGGAGCAGCCAGTATTTCAACCGCAATGATCGAGCGGGCGCTAGCGGCTGACAGCAATATTAAGCGCGTAATTTTTTGGTACGTACCCGAGGGCTGTGCACAACAAGCCTTTTGGCCTGCTAACACAGGCAACCTAAATATTAATATGGATGCATCGGTTAATGGCAAAAATACCAAAAGCAACAACGGCTCAATTCGTAATTATATCGATGCAAGTCAAGCAGGCTTTTGCTTACAGCCGCTAAAAGCTCATCAGGGTGATATCTCCCTTTATAGTGGCTTTAAAAACCAAGGTGTATCAGGCATAACAGAACCGCATAAAACGGTAGTCGCTTCGGCGCTTACCGGGAGTAAGCCCAACGAAGGCAGTATCGATCAAATACTGGGTAAGCGCATGCAAGGTAGCTCACCAATTGCATCCATTTACAGCGCAATGTGGGGGCACCACGTTCACAACAAAGGCGCCAACGATGATTACATGTCGCCAGTAAGAACCATCGGTGGCGGCACCACTGGTAGCTCCAACTGGAACCCAATGGACACCTATAAAGTAGTATTTGGCAATAACGGCATACCCGCACCCAGCGGTGGTGATGGCGTTGTTCCTTATGGCAACGAACACGCCCAACTCGATATGCTAAAAGCGATGGAAGCGCGGCTCGAGCAAGTAAAATGCGTGGGCGGTTTAGCCGCACGGGATAAATACGAAACCCTACTCGCCTCTTATAAACAATTGGAAACGCAAACCGCAGCCCTATTACAAAAGGCTGAAGAAGAAGCAAAAAATAACGGCCCCGATGTGCGTTTTGATATTCCCAACGGCTGGAACAATACCGCTGGCAGCCGAACGGATTTATCCAAATACTGGAATAAAGCTGCAAATTTCGAGCGACTGGTTGATATTTCAATCAATACTACCGTTGCTGCTATGGCACTGGATCGCACGCGCGTATCGATGATGCAGTTTAGCGGAAGCGGCACTGATATTGGCCCCGTTGCCAAAGACCACTACCGTGTTTTTGATCGTACCGATGGTTCGGGTAAAGGTATTCCAGGCCTAGAGCCTGGCGCTGTGAACGACCACTTTCTAGGTCACGACCCAAACCAAGTACGTAGACGTAACCAAGCACGAGTGTACCGCTGGTACTACGGCAAATTAGCGCAATTAATCGACAAATTAAAAGCAACGCCCGATGGCAGCGGCAGCCTATTTGATAGCACATTAGTTGTAACATGCTCAGAGTTTTCAATGTACAACCACCGCTCCCACGATATGCCTTACATTGTTGCAGGCGGCCTAGGTGGAACCGTAAATACAGGGCAATATTTAGATTGCCGCCAAAATGGCAATTTCCGAGATGCTGCAGACTTCTTTCTGGGTATATCTCGAGCACTGGGTGTCAACCTTGATCATTTTGGCAACTCAAGAAACCCCTTCACAGGATTGTTAACCTAA
- a CDS encoding GGDEF domain-containing protein, with protein MVYYILPDKKLNLLNEYSEITLYDDSKAPFEGSVVTWVDNENLSFRCIVIDVGQERFCGLTVKQKKSSGEYLSLDLTRYTDLNIRVNYKGHQSKIILFYRNTDNAFNKISTQDYNYELDQFIYTYLEQEDLNTYRKIGLDSFDLADWWLEKNYKGRSQIRRGRERITEVGIATYLDPPPGIYDFQLVELQASGKWLTTTNLYLYIIIIWVVGVLFEGIIRFTNLFIEKAKLNEEFKKLEESSVCDPLTCVYNRAGLLKVVASLDAGLSNKRYYIFIFDIDNFKLINDTYGHPAGDEVLRTFASVMTSNIREDDYFARWGGEEFILLSSHKSADSAYRLGEKLRLAIASTVFKAEERPITVTTSIGIAKFESPEKFDHSLVLADQQLYRAKNTGKNKVCFYSGA; from the coding sequence TTGGTTTACTACATCCTACCGGATAAAAAGCTAAATTTATTAAATGAATACAGTGAAATTACACTCTATGATGATTCAAAAGCACCTTTTGAGGGGTCTGTAGTCACTTGGGTTGATAACGAGAACTTGAGCTTTCGGTGCATTGTTATAGATGTGGGTCAAGAGCGATTCTGCGGCCTGACAGTAAAGCAAAAAAAGTCTTCAGGTGAATATTTAAGCTTGGATCTTACTCGGTATACCGATCTAAATATTCGCGTAAATTATAAGGGCCATCAATCAAAAATTATATTGTTCTATCGAAATACTGATAATGCCTTCAATAAAATTTCAACGCAAGATTATAACTACGAGCTTGATCAATTTATTTATACTTACCTAGAGCAAGAAGATTTAAATACGTATAGAAAAATTGGTTTGGATTCATTTGATTTGGCCGACTGGTGGTTGGAGAAAAATTATAAAGGGCGTAGTCAGATAAGACGGGGTAGGGAAAGAATTACTGAAGTAGGCATCGCGACCTATTTGGACCCGCCGCCGGGAATTTATGATTTTCAACTGGTCGAGCTTCAGGCATCTGGGAAATGGTTAACCACGACTAACCTCTACTTATACATAATCATTATTTGGGTTGTCGGTGTTTTATTTGAAGGGATTATAAGATTCACTAATCTTTTTATAGAGAAGGCGAAATTAAATGAAGAGTTTAAAAAACTAGAAGAATCGTCAGTCTGTGATCCCTTAACTTGCGTATACAATCGCGCGGGGCTTCTTAAGGTTGTCGCTTCTCTCGATGCTGGCCTAAGTAATAAACGCTATTACATTTTTATATTTGATATCGATAATTTCAAATTAATTAATGACACCTACGGCCACCCTGCTGGCGATGAGGTGCTCCGTACCTTCGCGAGTGTGATGACTTCTAATATTCGTGAAGACGATTATTTTGCCCGCTGGGGCGGTGAAGAGTTTATTTTATTGTCTAGCCATAAAAGTGCAGACTCCGCCTACAGGCTCGGCGAAAAGCTTCGGCTCGCTATTGCTTCTACTGTATTTAAAGCAGAAGAACGGCCGATAACCGTAACCACCAGCATAGGTATTGCGAAGTTTGAATCACCGGAAAAGTTCGACCATAGCCTAGTATTGGCTGATCAGCAGCTATATCGAGCTAAGAACACAGGGAAAAATAAAGTGTGTTTTTATAGTGGTGCATAA
- a CDS encoding aldo/keto reductase, whose product MEAVITAPAHNAVAIGENASFLLLRHSATSIRLGLDIGAVQVGRNVERNMRSFELLGAADLAGINYWDAAQLYTSATHLKGAGTWQRFNAGQWIIATHIFISKSDINRGLRNYIRDVATRQCELLACKHIDIMFLAADRINNIKEIESQLAAVAHQGLVRSFGHIALTTQQAQIWITQPTVSLLHLQLKEVRLPELMHVFDQAQCQRLGIVLVLTPAVVHCLSQANTATHQGPNKGAPTPYAEQITVAIMHLLKTYSCILKVVYPRANTKSIKMLTERLQSI is encoded by the coding sequence ATGGAAGCGGTTATTACAGCGCCGGCTCACAACGCAGTAGCGATTGGGGAAAATGCGAGTTTTTTATTATTGCGTCACTCGGCAACAAGCATACGCTTAGGTTTAGATATCGGCGCTGTACAAGTGGGCCGTAATGTCGAGCGCAACATGCGCTCTTTCGAGCTACTGGGCGCTGCAGACCTCGCCGGCATAAATTATTGGGATGCCGCGCAGCTATACACCTCTGCCACCCACTTGAAAGGAGCTGGCACTTGGCAGCGGTTTAACGCAGGGCAATGGATTATTGCAACACACATTTTTATTTCTAAAAGTGATATTAACCGCGGCCTCCGCAACTACATTCGAGATGTAGCTACAAGGCAATGCGAATTACTTGCCTGTAAGCATATTGATATTATGTTTTTGGCCGCCGACCGCATTAACAATATTAAAGAGATAGAATCACAGTTGGCAGCCGTGGCGCACCAAGGGTTAGTCCGAAGTTTTGGGCACATTGCCTTGACCACGCAACAAGCCCAAATATGGATAACGCAGCCAACCGTCAGCTTGCTGCATTTACAGCTAAAAGAAGTGCGCTTGCCAGAGCTAATGCACGTATTTGATCAAGCCCAATGCCAACGCCTAGGCATCGTGCTGGTCCTAACCCCAGCCGTAGTCCACTGCCTTTCTCAAGCTAACACAGCAACTCACCAAGGCCCCAACAAAGGCGCACCAACCCCATACGCCGAACAAATTACAGTGGCGATAATGCATTTACTTAAAACATATTCGTGCATCTTAAAGGTGGTTTACCCCCGTGCAAATACCAAAAGCATCAAGATGCTCACCGAGCGTCTTCAATCAATATAA
- a CDS encoding AraC family transcriptional regulator, with the protein MPDIRFSMPDLFLIVTIIECVLTFCLVVIARAVPAPSRLCRNVLGALFIAIALDALSMLLIWHGGIRQALADFSGVSIVVATLAMASKGPLLYLFMCTLTRPNYALQKHHLWHLAPLVSALVLVAIYQLDTSKLTLPIEANVDNWGTYYWWTILRLAPTIYAIFALMALHAMAALYDSHYAGGEYGYSYWIKLLAFGFLIQWCMALTTHILGQHFPSGMTNIMGKVNDFLGLLLVNGLLVYAFTLMRTLTPILGDDAPELSEQDSPINSDSAQPVTTTDLQASTALPDSAYRPKVQSAQVNTGEHAVLAAISTGIYERKLYLHPTLNLDKFASALELSSKEVSRVINTYYHCSFSEFINAYRTLEAEQLLSDPAHQDTPVVDIIRLSGFNSKSAFHRFFKRFTGVSPSEYRARTGVEV; encoded by the coding sequence ATGCCTGATATTCGTTTTTCCATGCCAGACCTGTTTTTAATCGTCACGATTATAGAATGCGTGCTCACGTTTTGCTTAGTTGTGATTGCCCGTGCGGTGCCTGCGCCATCACGATTATGCCGCAATGTATTGGGCGCGCTATTTATTGCCATTGCGCTGGATGCTTTGTCTATGTTGCTTATTTGGCACGGCGGCATTCGCCAAGCGCTTGCTGATTTTTCGGGAGTGAGCATTGTAGTGGCAACATTGGCTATGGCCAGCAAAGGGCCGCTGCTGTATTTGTTTATGTGCACTTTAACGCGGCCGAATTACGCGTTACAAAAACACCATTTATGGCACTTGGCTCCGCTGGTTAGTGCGCTAGTATTGGTGGCGATTTACCAGCTAGACACCTCTAAATTGACTCTACCTATAGAAGCTAATGTAGACAATTGGGGCACCTATTACTGGTGGACCATACTCCGCTTAGCGCCAACCATTTATGCCATTTTTGCCTTAATGGCTTTGCACGCAATGGCGGCACTTTACGATTCGCATTACGCTGGCGGCGAATATGGCTACAGCTATTGGATCAAGCTGCTTGCCTTTGGCTTTTTGATTCAATGGTGCATGGCTTTAACAACGCATATTTTAGGGCAGCACTTTCCAAGCGGCATGACTAACATAATGGGTAAGGTCAACGACTTTTTAGGCTTGTTACTTGTTAACGGTTTGTTGGTCTATGCTTTTACATTGATGCGTACGCTGACGCCAATATTAGGCGACGATGCACCCGAGCTTAGCGAGCAAGACAGCCCAATTAATAGCGATAGTGCACAGCCGGTAACAACCACTGATTTGCAAGCTAGTACAGCTTTACCCGACAGCGCCTACAGGCCGAAAGTGCAAAGTGCGCAGGTTAATACTGGCGAGCACGCCGTTCTGGCCGCGATTAGCACGGGTATTTACGAGCGAAAATTGTACTTACACCCAACACTAAATCTCGATAAGTTTGCCAGTGCATTAGAGCTAAGCAGCAAAGAAGTTTCGCGGGTAATAAATACCTACTACCACTGTAGTTTTTCAGAATTCATAAACGCCTACCGCACCTTGGAGGCCGAGCAATTACTGAGTGACCCAGCGCATCAAGATACGCCCGTGGTAGATATTATTCGGTTGTCTGGCTTTAATAGTAAATCGGCGTTTCACCGATTTTTTAAGCGTTTTACTGGGGTTTCCCCCAGCGAATACAGAGCTCGTACTGGAGTTGAGGTGTAA
- a CDS encoding malectin domain-containing carbohydrate-binding protein — MKTHPFTIIRAAGFKWLGLSTLSFLAACTGETVISSSEATSSMGMAPSSVASVPASSSLAAISSAAQASSSSATPVSEAFLRGQEVYDAQCAACHQDDGSGVSGVFPSVLVGDCKIAPDACRDVASLAGYVASAMPQPGKCTDLNGSSCATDVATYITQAFAPFVDETDSDGDGITGANDQCLNTPKEELSSINHLGCTNITATKSTVFAINAGGEAYTAQDGTLFIADDAKYYDGSLGASMGAPTHEVANTEDDTLYRKERWGKPLNYNIPLANGRYDVELHFAEVYFTEPGSRLMDIHIEGQKVLSGYDIFAKAGGKNVAKVETLKDISVTDNTLDIQFAGTTNNGSVVAIRVFGIINNDADNDGVIDSNEGKGCAGTAPNASVNAEGCSDAQRDLDGDGVLAPTDICPNTPASEVASVDAAGALAGCGMTAKNADADADGIADVIDNCPNTLTGTRVGATGCAGNFSLPSGAVASPQMRLTEMEYTNTVKKAFAVNTLPATTFLADNFGPFKIFTNNASDKTADFVTLVNSSHPLSASLAQQFAGQCNWNTNAKQCINQHLSNALAYLWREGSLSDADATAVAAVIQGAASRGASVEQALAAGIAFALIDDRAVYQMENGVNKTASGAQKLTAREFINRMSYLLINTAPDQALVNDHTDIVQDDNKIAAHADRLMSDAAYKETVWQFFAEWLGMPVITPESASIIPSPIQGDQCNSTAQCQTQFEGLAQSYDCKNSASNTSWCSCDGVRCDSLGGLSTEASMHEETRRMVEHIIDNDLPISELFTADYSFINSTLAEHYGVPAPVTDWARYDFPAGASRLGILTHANFLTANGKHGRDVNTIFRGKIVFERLFCEQMPPPPPAEQSVNLAGEIADRGTHPACKGCHQVVDPIGRMFDLYDDYGKKFDKANLFGGLYMDVDIADDYDSVVEFAQALPHSRAFNHCASRQLFRFAMGRDANESESASFLSIRDALENTGSIKASMRALVTSDAFKNVYAEAAPQACNVGE, encoded by the coding sequence ATGAAAACCCACCCATTTACAATTATTAGGGCCGCGGGCTTTAAATGGCTAGGGCTAAGTACCTTGAGCTTTTTGGCCGCCTGCACCGGAGAAACCGTCATCAGTTCCAGTGAAGCCACTTCGAGTATGGGCATGGCGCCTTCGAGTGTTGCTTCCGTGCCAGCGTCTTCATCATTGGCGGCTATTTCGAGTGCCGCCCAAGCCAGCTCAAGCAGTGCCACACCAGTATCGGAAGCCTTTTTGCGCGGGCAAGAAGTCTACGACGCACAGTGCGCGGCCTGCCACCAAGACGACGGTAGCGGTGTTTCAGGGGTGTTCCCTTCAGTACTTGTCGGTGACTGCAAGATTGCACCCGATGCGTGCCGCGATGTGGCTTCGTTGGCGGGTTACGTTGCCAGCGCCATGCCGCAACCAGGCAAGTGTACAGACCTTAATGGCAGCAGCTGTGCGACCGATGTTGCCACCTACATTACCCAAGCATTTGCGCCTTTTGTGGATGAAACCGACAGCGACGGCGACGGCATTACCGGCGCGAACGACCAATGCCTCAATACGCCCAAAGAAGAGCTGAGCAGCATTAACCACCTAGGCTGCACCAACATCACAGCCACAAAAAGTACCGTGTTTGCTATCAACGCCGGTGGCGAGGCCTATACCGCTCAAGACGGCACACTGTTTATCGCCGACGATGCGAAATACTACGATGGCTCGCTGGGCGCATCGATGGGCGCACCAACTCATGAAGTTGCCAATACTGAAGACGATACGTTGTACCGCAAAGAGCGTTGGGGCAAGCCTTTAAACTACAACATTCCACTTGCCAACGGCCGCTACGATGTAGAGCTGCACTTTGCCGAAGTGTATTTCACCGAGCCAGGCAGCCGCTTAATGGACATTCACATCGAAGGCCAAAAAGTGCTTTCGGGCTATGATATTTTCGCGAAAGCCGGCGGCAAAAACGTGGCCAAAGTCGAAACGCTTAAAGATATTAGCGTCACCGATAACACGCTCGATATTCAATTTGCTGGCACCACCAATAATGGCAGCGTAGTGGCCATTCGCGTATTCGGTATTATTAATAATGATGCCGACAACGATGGTGTTATTGATAGCAACGAAGGCAAAGGCTGCGCCGGCACAGCGCCAAACGCCAGCGTAAATGCAGAAGGTTGCTCCGACGCCCAACGCGACCTCGATGGCGACGGCGTGTTAGCCCCCACCGATATTTGCCCTAATACTCCCGCCAGTGAAGTGGCGAGCGTAGACGCGGCCGGCGCGCTTGCGGGCTGCGGCATGACCGCCAAAAATGCTGATGCCGATGCTGACGGCATTGCCGATGTGATTGATAACTGCCCCAATACACTAACGGGTACTCGCGTTGGTGCCACCGGTTGCGCCGGCAACTTTAGCCTGCCCTCCGGTGCCGTGGCTTCGCCACAAATGCGCTTAACTGAGATGGAATACACCAACACGGTTAAAAAAGCATTTGCGGTAAATACTTTACCTGCAACCACTTTCTTGGCGGACAATTTTGGTCCATTTAAAATCTTTACTAATAATGCCTCTGACAAAACCGCTGATTTTGTCACTTTAGTCAATTCAAGCCATCCCTTGTCAGCATCGCTCGCCCAGCAGTTTGCCGGCCAATGCAATTGGAATACAAACGCCAAACAGTGCATTAACCAGCATTTGAGCAATGCCCTAGCGTACTTGTGGCGAGAAGGCAGCCTAAGCGATGCCGATGCAACGGCGGTTGCCGCTGTAATACAGGGCGCCGCAAGCCGAGGCGCCTCGGTAGAACAAGCATTAGCGGCGGGTATTGCTTTTGCGTTAATTGATGACCGCGCGGTTTACCAAATGGAAAACGGCGTGAATAAAACCGCAAGCGGCGCACAAAAACTCACAGCGCGTGAATTTATTAATCGCATGTCTTACTTGCTAATTAACACAGCGCCAGATCAAGCACTCGTAAACGACCATACCGACATTGTGCAGGACGATAATAAAATTGCTGCCCATGCAGACCGGCTAATGTCAGATGCTGCATATAAAGAAACTGTTTGGCAGTTTTTTGCTGAGTGGTTAGGTATGCCTGTGATCACACCTGAAAGCGCAAGTATTATCCCCAGCCCAATACAAGGTGACCAATGCAATTCAACTGCTCAGTGCCAAACGCAGTTTGAAGGGCTCGCGCAGAGTTATGATTGTAAAAATAGCGCCAGTAACACCAGTTGGTGCAGTTGCGATGGTGTGCGCTGTGACAGCTTAGGCGGCTTATCCACGGAAGCTTCCATGCATGAAGAAACCCGTCGCATGGTTGAGCATATTATTGATAACGATCTACCAATTTCAGAATTGTTTACCGCCGATTACAGCTTTATTAACAGCACACTTGCCGAACACTATGGCGTGCCGGCACCCGTTACCGATTGGGCGCGTTACGATTTCCCTGCAGGCGCTAGCCGCCTAGGAATTTTAACGCACGCCAACTTCTTAACCGCCAACGGCAAACACGGCCGAGACGTGAATACCATCTTCCGCGGCAAGATCGTGTTCGAGCGTTTATTCTGCGAGCAAATGCCGCCGCCACCGCCAGCAGAGCAATCGGTCAATTTAGCCGGCGAGATCGCGGACCGAGGAACCCACCCTGCTTGTAAAGGCTGCCACCAAGTCGTCGACCCCATCGGCCGCATGTTCGATTTATATGACGACTACGGTAAAAAATTCGATAAAGCGAATTTGTTCGGCGGTTTATATATGGACGTGGATATTGCAGATGACTACGACAGTGTTGTCGAATTTGCGCAAGCACTACCCCACAGCCGAGCATTTAATCACTGCGCTAGCCGCCAATTATTCCGCTTTGCCATGGGCCGCGATGCAAACGAAAGCGAAAGCGCGAGCTTTCTTAGTATTCGCGATGCATTAGAAAATACCGGATCCATTAAAGCCAGTATGCGCGCACTTGTAACAAGTGATGCGTTTAAAAACGTGTACGCTGAAGCTGCGCCACAAGCATGTAACGTTGGAGAATAA
- a CDS encoding glycoside hydrolase family 9 protein has product MKLPLATLALTALPLVAFSKTQLTLNEQEYFSMPGLDVTAFADIYPDGHQTGVTVIQHGKRVAANGDLRLEASPGQWSPVPKSTKRDVNKTQQRISQALAYPDESKDRKGFNPIIYPDLELAYQVHVQPLEGSSFEVIVDLEKPLPAQWVGKVGFNFELFPGEYFGKSYAFGGDQEANNVGQTGIFTQQPNGPVTLVEGEVLAQPLGAGKTLLIAPEDDLKRMSITSNSGELTLWDGRTNHNNGWFIVRSKIAAGATKNAIRWTITPHADPSWRYTPVVQVSQVGYTPAQAKKIVIEQDKRDKKISKVKLYEMTSSGKKEVYSAKPKAWGKFLRYEYLTLDFSQIKKPGIYVAQYRDQSTHPFRIANDVYDRHVWQPTLEYFLPVQMCHMRVNEKYRVWHDLCHEDDALMSPINHNHFDGYIAGESTLTSFKPKDRVPHLNRGGWHDAGDYDLRVESQAGTIWLLATMIEEFNLQLDTTTIDQKNKLVEIHQPDGISDALQQVEHGLLSVLGGYKAMGRLYRGIIVPTNRQYVMLGDAASQTDGLPYNPKLADNERKNDSSGAFDDRWVFTEENPNRVLDAIGAIAAGARAMKTHNPELAALATRAALQLYKDNHKAADSAGAKTYALVELYLLTGKQQYLEEITTMQDAVLGAIANTGWRLARVRNAFNNQAFSKALDKAIAEHQKTVEAQAAETPYGVPYKPNIWGAGWGIQEFGVRQYFFHKGWPEYADANIYLNALNFVLGVHPGENTMSFASGVGSYSATVAYGVNRADWSYIPGGVISGTALIRPDLPELKVWPFFWQQTEYVMGGGASNFMFLALAAQQHLAGQK; this is encoded by the coding sequence ATGAAGCTGCCACTAGCTACATTAGCGCTTACCGCTTTACCGCTAGTTGCGTTTTCAAAAACGCAACTCACCTTAAACGAGCAAGAATACTTTTCTATGCCGGGTTTAGATGTAACGGCGTTTGCTGATATTTACCCTGATGGCCATCAAACTGGTGTGACTGTTATTCAGCACGGTAAGCGTGTAGCGGCCAATGGTGATTTACGCTTAGAGGCGTCGCCAGGGCAATGGTCGCCTGTGCCCAAAAGCACCAAGCGCGACGTGAATAAAACGCAGCAACGCATTAGCCAAGCATTAGCTTATCCCGACGAAAGCAAAGATAGGAAAGGCTTTAACCCGATTATTTATCCAGATTTAGAACTTGCGTATCAGGTTCATGTGCAGCCTTTAGAGGGCAGTAGCTTCGAAGTTATTGTAGATCTCGAAAAACCACTGCCAGCGCAATGGGTCGGTAAGGTCGGTTTTAATTTTGAATTATTTCCTGGCGAATATTTTGGTAAATCCTATGCTTTTGGCGGTGACCAAGAAGCAAACAATGTAGGGCAGACAGGCATTTTCACCCAACAGCCCAACGGCCCTGTGACCCTTGTTGAAGGTGAAGTTTTGGCGCAGCCATTAGGGGCTGGCAAAACGTTATTAATTGCACCGGAGGACGATCTTAAGCGTATGAGTATCACCAGTAATAGTGGTGAACTTACCTTATGGGATGGCCGCACTAACCACAATAACGGCTGGTTTATTGTGCGCAGTAAAATAGCCGCTGGTGCAACCAAAAATGCCATACGCTGGACAATTACCCCCCATGCCGACCCAAGCTGGCGTTACACACCGGTAGTACAAGTTTCGCAAGTAGGCTATACGCCAGCACAAGCTAAAAAAATTGTTATCGAACAAGACAAGCGCGATAAAAAAATTAGCAAAGTCAAGCTTTACGAAATGACGAGCAGTGGAAAAAAAGAGGTCTATAGCGCAAAACCTAAAGCTTGGGGTAAATTCTTACGATACGAGTATTTAACGCTAGATTTTAGTCAGATCAAAAAGCCCGGTATTTATGTAGCGCAATACCGTGACCAAAGTACACACCCTTTTCGCATTGCTAACGATGTATACGACCGCCACGTTTGGCAGCCGACATTAGAATATTTTTTACCGGTACAAATGTGCCACATGCGCGTTAACGAAAAATACCGCGTTTGGCACGACCTCTGCCACGAAGACGACGCCTTGATGTCTCCTATTAATCACAACCACTTTGATGGCTACATCGCTGGCGAATCTACACTCACATCTTTTAAACCCAAAGACCGTGTACCACACTTAAATAGAGGCGGCTGGCACGACGCTGGCGACTACGATTTACGAGTGGAATCGCAAGCTGGAACCATTTGGCTACTAGCCACCATGATCGAAGAATTTAACCTTCAATTAGATACCACAACAATTGATCAAAAAAATAAGCTGGTGGAAATTCATCAACCTGATGGCATTTCCGATGCATTGCAACAAGTTGAGCATGGCTTATTAAGTGTGCTGGGCGGCTATAAAGCGATGGGGCGTTTATACCGTGGCATAATCGTTCCCACTAACCGGCAGTATGTAATGCTCGGCGATGCCGCTTCGCAAACCGATGGCTTACCTTACAACCCAAAACTGGCAGACAACGAACGGAAAAACGACAGCAGTGGCGCCTTTGACGACCGCTGGGTATTTACCGAAGAAAATCCCAACCGCGTATTAGATGCCATAGGCGCCATTGCCGCCGGTGCCCGCGCGATGAAAACGCACAATCCAGAATTAGCTGCACTGGCCACTCGCGCGGCATTGCAACTGTACAAAGACAACCACAAAGCTGCTGATTCCGCCGGCGCCAAAACTTATGCTTTGGTTGAGTTGTATTTATTAACCGGTAAGCAACAATACCTTGAGGAAATTACAACCATGCAAGACGCGGTGCTCGGCGCCATAGCCAACACCGGCTGGCGTTTGGCGCGTGTGCGCAATGCCTTTAACAATCAAGCCTTTTCCAAAGCGCTGGATAAAGCTATTGCCGAGCACCAAAAAACCGTGGAAGCACAAGCGGCCGAAACCCCTTACGGTGTACCCTACAAGCCTAATATTTGGGGCGCAGGTTGGGGCATTCAGGAATTTGGGGTACGGCAATACTTTTTCCATAAAGGCTGGCCGGAATATGCCGATGCCAATATTTACCTTAATGCGCTTAATTTTGTATTAGGTGTACACCCTGGCGAAAATACCATGTCGTTTGCCTCTGGTGTGGGTTCTTACTCCGCCACTGTTGCCTACGGCGTGAATCGGGCCGATTGGTCTTATATTCCCGGCGGCGTAATTTCGGGCACCGCACTAATCCGCCCAGACTTACCGGAACTCAAAGTATGGCCCTTCTTTTGGCAGCAAACAGAGTACGTGATGGGTGGCGGTGCGAGTAACTTTATGTTTTTAGCGCTAGCGGCGCAGCAGCATCTTGCAGGGCAGAAGTAG